A stretch of the Lolium perenne isolate Kyuss_39 chromosome 3, Kyuss_2.0, whole genome shotgun sequence genome encodes the following:
- the LOC127339923 gene encoding uncharacterized protein: MAAAVDALVQLAVLAALCFLLIPQLNLLLLSLSTLIHPATPYLSATAIAGAAAALEACALCWALLQRQARRCGKPRCRGLRKAVEFDIQLETEECVRGRTSLAACPAAWWSL; encoded by the exons atggccgccgcggtCGACGCGCTCGTGCAGCTCGCCGTCCTGGCCGCGCTGTGCTTCCTCCTGATCCCACAactcaacctcctcctcctctctctaTCCACCCTGATCCACCCAGCCACCCCATACCTctccgccaccgccatcgcgggcGCCGCGGCGGCCCTGGAGGCGTGCGCCCTCTGTTGGGCCCTCCTGCAACGCCAAGCGCGCCGGTGTGGGAAGCCGCGCTGTCGGGGGCTCAGGAAGGCCGTGGAGTTCGACATCCAGCTCGAGACGGAGGAGTGCGTGCGCGGCCGGACCAGCCTCGCCGCCTGTCCTGCCGCCT ggTGGTCGCTGTAA